The Marinitoga sp. 1197 genome contains a region encoding:
- the whiA gene encoding DNA-binding protein WhiA, which produces MSVFSENVKLELVNTKIDYPEVELFGFIKGKGNFVINGDQRFLKLSVSSMNTLKRVYKISKELFEEWITTYIKIEKRLKLGRMGELYFNLMHAKIVFEEKNIDIFSDDIPKYIYNDPYLFGIFMRGLFLSCGSVSITKNYHFEIFSDFTDFFAQKIIKNLHNLIGIKANYITKNNKIKIYIKSSRDILNVLELIGAHDSVEKISNIIKVRELKSNVSRTFNFISANATKTAESASKQIESINILLENGLFDELPDELKQIALYRLENESDSLSEMAESLNISKSSLYYKIKKLEKLANNIKRGGYL; this is translated from the coding sequence ATGTCAGTTTTTTCAGAAAATGTTAAATTAGAATTGGTCAATACAAAAATTGATTACCCTGAAGTAGAATTATTTGGTTTTATAAAAGGAAAGGGAAATTTTGTTATAAATGGAGATCAACGTTTTTTAAAATTATCTGTTTCATCAATGAATACTCTGAAAAGAGTATATAAGATTTCTAAAGAATTATTTGAGGAATGGATAACAACTTATATAAAAATTGAAAAAAGATTAAAATTAGGGAGAATGGGAGAACTTTATTTTAATTTAATGCATGCAAAAATAGTTTTTGAAGAAAAAAATATAGATATTTTTTCTGATGATATTCCGAAATATATTTATAATGACCCATATTTATTTGGTATTTTTATGCGAGGTTTGTTTTTGAGTTGTGGGTCGGTTTCAATTACCAAAAATTACCATTTTGAAATTTTTTCTGATTTTACTGATTTTTTTGCGCAAAAAATAATAAAAAATTTACATAATCTTATAGGAATTAAAGCCAATTATATAACAAAAAATAATAAAATAAAAATATACATAAAATCATCTAGAGATATTCTAAATGTGCTTGAATTAATAGGAGCACATGATTCTGTGGAAAAAATATCGAATATTATAAAAGTTCGCGAATTGAAAAGTAATGTGTCGCGGACGTTTAATTTTATTTCTGCAAATGCAACTAAAACTGCAGAAAGTGCTTCGAAACAAATTGAAAGTATTAATATTCTTTTAGAAAATGGATTGTTTGATGAGTTGCCAGATGAATTAAAACAAATAGCATTGTATAGATTGGAAAATGAAAGTGATAGTTTAAGCGAAATGGCTGAATCATTGAATATATCAAAATCTTCGTTATATTATAAAATAAAAAAATTGGAAAAATTAGCTAATAATATAAAAAGAGGTGGATATTTATGA
- a CDS encoding flagellin N-terminal helical domain-containing protein — MRIYHNMEALNAWRTLNTVKGEMGKSLEKLSSGLRINRAADDAAGLAISEKMRNQVKGLDTAVRNAQDAISMIQTAEGGMDEIHSILKRMRELAVQASTDTNTDADRVQLQNEFTELRDEINRIAKTTQFNTKNLLDGSLKETRDAEAKLVSPGSAHFAVGKTGTTLANGNIIIEVGQFTGSAASTLEVKATLITAGGSSSWTTNVNAGSISVTVGSAAVSITWDTNQIASIDDFGGTLAKGTKVDGGAVAVFGQVTAGANGVNPLNYHIGANEGQVINIGFESMKADDIGITTGIKIDSQSDAEFAVSAIDAAVYKVSAFRSKLGAAQNRLEHTIKNLGVASENLTAAESRIRDADMAKVMAEYTRQQILMQSGTAMLSQANQLPQQVLQLLR; from the coding sequence ATGAGGATTTATCACAACATGGAAGCTTTAAACGCATGGAGAACCCTTAACACTGTTAAAGGAGAGATGGGAAAATCTTTAGAAAAACTTTCTTCAGGTTTAAGAATTAACAGAGCAGCAGATGATGCGGCAGGTTTGGCTATCTCTGAAAAAATGAGGAATCAGGTTAAAGGTTTAGACACAGCAGTTAGAAATGCTCAAGATGCAATTTCGATGATTCAAACAGCAGAAGGTGGAATGGATGAAATACATTCTATATTAAAGCGTATGAGAGAGCTTGCTGTTCAAGCATCAACAGATACAAACACAGATGCTGACAGGGTGCAATTACAAAACGAATTTACAGAATTAAGAGACGAAATCAACAGAATAGCAAAGACAACGCAATTTAACACAAAGAATTTATTGGATGGCTCATTAAAAGAAACAAGAGATGCAGAAGCTAAATTGGTATCTCCAGGTTCCGCGCATTTTGCAGTTGGGAAAACTGGTACTACTTTAGCCAATGGTAATATCATTATAGAGGTTGGACAATTTACTGGATCCGCTGCAAGTACTTTAGAAGTAAAAGCAACTCTAATAACAGCTGGTGGCTCTTCTTCGTGGACTACAAATGTTAATGCTGGATCAATTTCGGTTACAGTTGGTAGTGCTGCAGTAAGTATTACTTGGGATACTAACCAGATTGCTTCAATTGATGATTTTGGTGGAACATTGGCAAAAGGAACGAAAGTGGATGGTGGTGCTGTAGCGGTATTTGGGCAAGTAACTGCTGGAGCTAATGGAGTTAATCCTTTAAATTATCATATTGGAGCTAATGAAGGTCAAGTTATTAATATTGGTTTTGAAAGTATGAAAGCTGACGATATTGGCATTACAACGGGAATTAAAATAGATTCACAAAGTGATGCTGAATTTGCTGTAAGTGCTATTGATGCTGCTGTATATAAAGTATCAGCATTTAGGTCAAAGTTAGGTGCTGCACAAAACAGACTTGAACATACAATTAAGAATTTAGGTGTAGCTTCTGAGAACTTAACTGCTGCAGAATCAAGAATTAGAGATGCAGATATGGCAAAGGTTATGGCAGAATATACAAGACAACAAATACTTATGCAATCTGGTACTGCAATGTTATCTCAGGCAAATCAGTTACCTCAACAGGTTTTACAATTATTAAGATAA
- the murI gene encoding glutamate racemase, with protein MKIGFFDSGIGGLTVLKKVVKTFKGHQYFYFGDTMNVPYGSKPIKKIISILKSLFRFYDELGIDIVAAACNTSDSIILRNYIDMSVYKFKYISILENAVQQVNANERVLLLATENTVKTGTYRELLASKRVKLSEIACPLFVPLIEEGIWHGPIAESIVNFYLRKQKKYDKIILGCTHYPILEKHIKKAVKGEIVDPANGIVDSLKNYIPINESSPEITFFVSGNLPKFIYNSERILHKNYKVKYLSLAFDESEVVLW; from the coding sequence ATGAAAATAGGTTTTTTCGATTCAGGTATAGGTGGATTAACCGTATTGAAAAAGGTGGTCAAGACCTTTAAAGGCCACCAGTATTTTTATTTTGGTGATACCATGAATGTACCTTATGGTTCGAAACCAATAAAAAAAATTATATCAATTTTGAAAAGTCTATTCCGATTTTACGATGAGCTCGGAATAGACATTGTTGCTGCTGCATGTAATACCTCTGATTCAATAATTTTAAGAAATTATATAGATATGTCTGTTTATAAATTCAAATATATCAGTATATTGGAAAATGCTGTTCAACAGGTAAATGCAAACGAAAGGGTTTTGCTATTGGCTACCGAAAATACCGTTAAAACAGGAACTTATAGAGAGCTTTTAGCTTCTAAAAGAGTGAAATTAAGTGAAATAGCCTGTCCTTTATTTGTACCGTTGATTGAAGAAGGAATATGGCACGGACCAATAGCAGAATCAATTGTAAACTTTTATTTGAGAAAACAAAAAAAATATGACAAAATTATTCTGGGTTGCACTCATTATCCGATTTTGGAAAAACATATAAAAAAAGCGGTAAAAGGTGAGATAGTAGACCCTGCTAACGGAATTGTGGATTCATTAAAAAATTATATACCAATTAATGAATCATCTCCAGAAATTACTTTTTTTGTTTCAGGTAATTTACCCAAATTCATATATAATTCAGAAAGAATTTTACATAAGAATTATAAAGTTAAATATTTATCTCTTGCTTTTGATGAAAGTGAAGTGGTTTTATGGTGA
- the yajC gene encoding preprotein translocase subunit YajC: MNFYSITNFLFFGPPEAAAPQTTTGSAATTASGGIFGILFPFVLIFGLMYFLIIMPQKRQEKKHRDMLSKLKKDDKILTQSGIIGKIVNINNDFVRIRTADKTELDITKSSIVAILSKSNKEENKK, translated from the coding sequence ATGAATTTTTATAGTATAACAAATTTTTTATTTTTTGGTCCACCTGAAGCGGCTGCTCCTCAAACTACTACAGGGAGCGCTGCCACAACAGCTTCAGGTGGTATTTTTGGAATATTATTTCCGTTTGTATTAATTTTTGGTTTAATGTATTTTTTAATAATAATGCCACAAAAAAGGCAGGAAAAAAAGCATAGAGATATGCTCTCAAAATTAAAAAAGGATGATAAAATCCTAACCCAATCAGGAATTATAGGAAAAATAGTGAATATTAATAATGATTTTGTAAGAATTAGAACTGCTGATAAAACAGAGTTAGATATTACTAAAAGTTCAATAGTTGCTATTTTATCTAAATCCAACAAAGAAGAAAATAAAAAGTAA
- a CDS encoding flagellin N-terminal helical domain-containing protein yields the protein MRIYHNMEALNAWRTLNTVKGEMGKSLEKLSSGLRINRAADDAAGLAISEKMRNQVKGLDTAVRNAQDAISMIQTAEGGMDEIHSILKRMRELAVQASTDTNTDADRVQLQNEFTELRDEINRIAKTTQFNTKNLLDGSLKETRKADAKIVSPGSAHFYVDAFTSSIQTSGNIIIEVGQFSNAATSQLEVKVTLITAGGTTVSTTTVGNGSIAIGGVSIKWDTDQIATIDDFGGTLAKGTKVDGGAVAVFGQVTAGTNGVDPLNYHIGANEGQVISLGFESMKADDIGITTGIKIDSQSDAEFAVSAIDAAVYKVSAFRSKLGAAQNRLEHTIKNLGVASENLTAAESRIRDADMAKVMAEYTRQQILMQSGTAMLSQANQLPQQVLQLLR from the coding sequence ATGAGGATTTATCACAACATGGAAGCTTTAAACGCATGGAGAACCCTTAACACTGTTAAAGGAGAGATGGGAAAATCTTTAGAAAAACTTTCTTCAGGTTTAAGAATTAACAGAGCAGCAGATGATGCGGCAGGTTTGGCTATCTCTGAAAAAATGAGGAATCAGGTTAAAGGTTTAGACACCGCAGTTAGAAATGCTCAAGATGCAATTTCGATGATTCAAACAGCAGAAGGTGGAATGGATGAAATACATTCTATATTAAAGCGTATGAGAGAGCTTGCTGTTCAAGCATCAACAGATACAAACACAGATGCTGACAGGGTGCAATTACAAAACGAATTTACAGAATTAAGAGATGAAATCAACAGAATAGCAAAGACAACACAATTTAACACAAAGAATTTATTGGATGGTTCATTAAAAGAAACAAGAAAAGCTGATGCTAAAATCGTTTCTCCTGGTTCCGCACATTTTTATGTTGATGCATTTACTTCTTCTATTCAAACAAGTGGTAATATCATTATAGAAGTTGGGCAATTTAGTAATGCAGCAACCTCACAATTAGAAGTAAAAGTAACATTAATAACAGCTGGTGGAACTACTGTATCAACTACAACAGTTGGCAATGGTAGTATAGCTATAGGTGGTGTATCTATAAAATGGGATACAGATCAAATAGCAACTATCGATGATTTTGGTGGAACATTGGCAAAAGGAACGAAAGTGGATGGTGGTGCTGTAGCGGTATTTGGGCAAGTAACTGCTGGAACTAATGGAGTTGATCCTTTAAATTACCATATTGGAGCTAATGAAGGTCAAGTTATTAGTCTTGGTTTTGAAAGTATGAAAGCTGATGATATTGGCATTACAACGGGAATTAAAATAGATTCACAAAGTGATGCTGAATTTGCTGTAAGTGCTATTGATGCCGCTGTATATAAAGTATCAGCATTTAGGTCAAAGTTAGGTGCTGCACAAAACAGGCTTGAACATACAATTAAAAACTTAGGTGTAGCTTCTGAGAACTTAACCGCAGCCGAATCGAGAATTAGAGACGCAGATATGGCGAAGGTTATGGCGGAATATACAAGACAACAAATACTTATGCAATCTGGTACTGCAATGTTATCTCAGGCAAATCAGTTACCTCAACAGGTTTTACAATTATTAAGATAA
- the secF gene encoding protein translocase subunit SecF, which yields MIDFVGKRKFFILLSLLLIITSLIFVFTKGFNLGVDFAGGTEFVISSDKEVNINEIRNILSSIKSDYATAKIAKLKNLNVENSKLFQYSVVLKESLSGSTALKENLINSMKENFSEKNIKIDFLEFNDVSGYAAEEIKSYAWYAVIISLVLLLAYITLRFKFSFGVGAILALAHDIIITMGFYSIFNIEINVAAIAAFLTLAGYSLNDTIVVYDKIRENMKKLRGKKSIEEIVNTSINEVIVRSINTSFTTFLVVLPILIWGGKAIAPFAFGLAVGVVVGTYSSLYIASPIVIGWIKKAKVY from the coding sequence ATGATCGATTTTGTAGGTAAAAGAAAATTTTTTATATTACTTTCATTATTGTTGATAATTACAAGTTTAATTTTTGTTTTTACAAAAGGTTTTAATCTTGGTGTTGATTTTGCAGGTGGAACAGAATTTGTAATTTCTTCAGATAAAGAAGTAAACATAAATGAAATTAGAAATATATTGAGTTCTATAAAATCCGATTATGCAACGGCAAAAATTGCAAAACTTAAAAATTTGAATGTTGAAAATTCTAAATTATTTCAATATTCTGTTGTTTTAAAAGAATCGTTATCAGGATCAACTGCTTTAAAAGAAAATTTAATTAATTCAATGAAAGAAAATTTTTCTGAAAAAAATATAAAAATAGACTTTTTAGAATTTAACGATGTTTCAGGTTATGCTGCAGAAGAAATAAAATCATATGCATGGTATGCTGTTATTATTTCATTAGTTTTATTATTAGCTTATATCACATTAAGATTTAAATTTTCATTTGGTGTTGGTGCTATCTTAGCTTTAGCTCATGACATAATAATTACAATGGGATTTTACTCTATATTTAATATTGAAATAAATGTAGCAGCTATTGCAGCATTTTTGACTCTTGCTGGATATTCATTAAATGATACTATAGTTGTATATGATAAAATAAGAGAAAATATGAAAAAATTAAGAGGCAAAAAAAGTATAGAAGAAATTGTTAATACAAGTATCAATGAAGTTATAGTTAGATCAATTAATACATCATTTACAACATTTCTTGTAGTATTGCCAATTTTAATTTGGGGTGGAAAAGCCATAGCTCCGTTTGCTTTCGGTTTAGCTGTTGGTGTTGTTGTTGGAACTTATTCCTCACTTTATATTGCAAGTCCAATTGTTATTGGCTGGATAAAAAAGGCAAAAGTTTATTAA
- the secD gene encoding protein translocase subunit SecD, which yields MKAHKVRVIISVVVILTALLLFFWPSKTASENTGIFKYFSNIKLGLDIKGGSMLEYNMKLDEGTDPNEIIDNVILVLRKRLDAAGYTEAVVSKVVSGNKIRVRVEIPGITDIETAEKLIGSRGKLYFAEVIEVQTSDIKPEVKRNKYVVINGKDEPLYDYVRDLYDETTWYKIKKYFTFGKEPFEFTGAEVIDANADINTRKKGFLVNLKFNSQGSKRFELITGNLVGKRLAIILDNKVIIAPVINQKITSNSAVIEGIQTIEEARNVAALIKAGNLPVDLVKFQERTTGPTLGRDVVETIVKAGLLGLVVVMVYMIIFYGWMGVVADIALLFNSTLLLGVLAGTHAILTLPGLAGIILTFGTTVDGNVIIYERIKEELRHGRPPLTAVRFGFDKAFWTLFDANLTTVLAGVVLYYFATGTVRGFAITLIIGVLGSMFTNLVVSRAILESTSHLVNVKKYQKVAVEEGKK from the coding sequence GTGAAAGCACACAAAGTTAGAGTAATTATTTCTGTAGTAGTTATACTAACCGCATTATTGTTATTTTTTTGGCCATCGAAAACAGCAAGTGAAAATACTGGAATTTTTAAGTACTTTTCTAATATTAAACTCGGGCTGGATATTAAAGGCGGTAGTATGTTGGAATATAATATGAAACTCGATGAAGGTACAGATCCAAATGAAATTATAGATAATGTTATTCTTGTATTGAGAAAAAGGTTAGATGCTGCAGGATACACTGAAGCTGTTGTATCAAAAGTTGTTAGCGGAAATAAAATCAGAGTTCGTGTTGAAATTCCTGGAATTACTGATATTGAAACTGCAGAAAAGTTAATCGGTAGTAGAGGAAAACTTTATTTTGCTGAAGTGATCGAAGTTCAAACATCCGATATAAAACCAGAAGTTAAAAGAAATAAATATGTGGTTATAAATGGTAAAGATGAGCCTTTATATGATTATGTCAGAGATTTATATGATGAAACAACATGGTATAAAATAAAAAAATATTTTACTTTCGGTAAAGAACCTTTTGAATTTACAGGAGCTGAAGTAATAGATGCTAATGCTGATATAAACACAAGGAAAAAAGGATTTTTAGTAAATCTAAAGTTCAACTCTCAGGGTAGTAAAAGATTTGAATTGATAACTGGTAATTTAGTTGGAAAGAGATTGGCAATAATATTAGATAATAAAGTTATTATAGCTCCTGTTATTAATCAAAAGATTACTAGCAATTCAGCAGTAATAGAAGGAATTCAAACTATCGAAGAAGCTCGAAATGTTGCAGCATTAATTAAAGCTGGTAATTTGCCTGTTGATTTAGTCAAATTCCAGGAAAGAACAACAGGTCCAACGTTAGGAAGAGATGTTGTTGAAACTATTGTAAAAGCTGGTTTGTTAGGATTAGTTGTTGTTATGGTTTATATGATTATTTTCTATGGTTGGATGGGTGTAGTAGCAGATATTGCATTATTATTTAATTCAACTTTACTCCTTGGAGTATTGGCGGGAACACATGCAATTTTAACTTTACCTGGTTTAGCTGGTATTATTTTAACTTTTGGTACAACGGTTGATGGTAATGTTATTATTTATGAAAGGATAAAAGAAGAATTAAGACATGGTAGGCCTCCTTTAACAGCCGTTAGATTTGGTTTTGATAAAGCATTCTGGACACTTTTTGATGCAAATCTGACAACCGTATTAGCGGGTGTTGTATTGTATTACTTCGCAACAGGTACAGTAAGAGGTTTTGCAATAACATTGATTATAGGTGTTTTAGGAAGTATGTTTACGAATTTAGTTGTATCAAGGGCTATTCTTGAGTCCACAAGTCATCTAGTCAATGTTAAAAAATATCAAAAAGTGGCTGTTGAGGAGGGAAAAAAATGA
- the fsa gene encoding fructose-6-phosphate aldolase has product MKFFLDTANIEQIKVAMNWGIIDGVTTNPTLVSKEGNIDFETRVKEICNVVKGPVSAEVTSMDYENMVKEARHLASLSEYVVVKIPMTQDGIKAVKTLSSEGIKTNVTLVFSPLQALLAAKAGATYVSPFIGRIDDVGNQGLDLIEEIIQIYYNYDFDTQIIAASIRHPYHVVEVAKMGCDVATIPFNVLEKLFFHPLTDKGIKRFNEDWKKYLELKHK; this is encoded by the coding sequence ATGAAATTTTTTTTGGATACCGCAAACATTGAACAAATAAAGGTTGCAATGAATTGGGGTATTATTGATGGAGTTACTACAAACCCAACCTTAGTTTCGAAAGAAGGTAATATAGATTTTGAAACAAGGGTAAAAGAAATTTGTAATGTTGTAAAAGGACCTGTTAGTGCCGAAGTGACGTCAATGGATTATGAAAATATGGTAAAAGAAGCCAGACATTTAGCCTCACTAAGCGAATATGTTGTTGTAAAAATACCAATGACACAGGACGGTATAAAAGCTGTTAAAACTTTATCTTCTGAAGGTATAAAAACAAATGTAACTCTTGTTTTCAGCCCACTTCAAGCTTTATTAGCTGCAAAAGCAGGGGCTACATATGTTAGTCCGTTTATTGGTAGAATTGATGATGTTGGAAATCAGGGACTTGATTTAATAGAAGAAATTATTCAAATCTATTATAATTATGATTTTGATACACAAATCATTGCTGCAAGTATCAGACATCCATATCATGTTGTTGAAGTAGCAAAAATGGGATGTGATGTTGCTACTATTCCTTTTAATGTATTAGAAAAATTATTTTTTCACCCTTTAACAGACAAAGGAATAAAAAGATTTAACGAAGATTGGAAAAAATATCTAGAATTAAAACATAAATAA
- the rapZ gene encoding RNase adapter RapZ has protein sequence MKKRKILLITGLSGAGKTTILKILEDINFYTIDNIPPHLIKEFLIMILKSSDIENIAFVSDIRWKDPKRLKDEIIKIRKTFKKGDNDFKVIFLDSSVETIKIRFMKSRRSHPLQNENNSLEKAIDKEVELMTPIKEISDIIIDTTNLEPLKFREKIFEILEENKENNTKIKIISFGFKYSVPNDLDYLFDVRFLPNPYYIKELFIQTGKDKDIINYLEHFGESKDTVKSIFELILKIQKWYSSTGRVSINIGIGCTGGRHRSVYVAEKIYALLKDNNLNVSIFHRDIDR, from the coding sequence GTGAAGAAAAGAAAAATTTTACTAATTACGGGATTATCTGGAGCTGGAAAAACAACAATATTAAAGATTTTAGAAGATATTAACTTTTATACTATAGATAATATTCCACCGCATTTAATTAAAGAATTTCTAATTATGATTTTAAAAAGTTCAGATATAGAAAATATTGCTTTTGTTAGTGATATTAGATGGAAAGATCCGAAGAGATTAAAAGATGAAATAATAAAGATTAGAAAGACATTTAAAAAAGGAGATAATGATTTTAAAGTTATATTTTTAGATTCTTCTGTAGAAACTATAAAGATTAGATTTATGAAATCAAGACGTTCCCATCCTTTACAAAACGAAAATAATTCTTTGGAAAAAGCTATAGATAAAGAAGTTGAATTAATGACACCTATAAAGGAAATTTCAGATATTATTATAGATACTACAAATCTCGAACCTTTAAAATTCAGAGAAAAAATTTTTGAAATTTTAGAAGAAAATAAAGAAAATAACACAAAAATAAAAATAATTAGTTTTGGGTTTAAATATTCTGTTCCAAACGATTTAGATTATTTGTTTGATGTAAGGTTTTTACCCAATCCTTATTATATAAAAGAATTATTTATTCAAACTGGAAAAGATAAAGATATTATAAACTATTTAGAGCATTTTGGAGAATCAAAGGATACCGTAAAATCCATCTTTGAGTTGATATTAAAAATTCAAAAATGGTATTCATCAACAGGTAGAGTTTCTATTAACATTGGAATAGGGTGTACAGGTGGTCGTCATAGATCTGTTTATGTAGCAGAAAAGATTTATGCTTTGCTAAAAGATAATAATCTAAATGTATCTATTTTTCATAGAGATATTGACAGGTGA
- a CDS encoding Rne/Rng family ribonuclease → MKKSLVFSTYSEEIRVAVLEDNKLMEIFFEDLEAGKLSGKIFLGRIENIVPALESFFVNIGTKKNGFLRFKDTTIDPNSLRRGSFIIVQVKKDGNSRKGPQLTMRIDIPGRYIVYMPFGENSIGISKKIYSSNEKDRLREIGEILIETEREGIIFRTNCENVDFETIKNEFINLKKIWKNILNDVKKYNKPMLLYEDEDFIQYILREKLDNHTYEIITDDIELFKEFNNLKNEYFNLKVRKVDIDAFAWADIYNQLDDLFSRKIELPSGGVITIDKTEALTVFDVDSASNVLEKNVENTSFKTNLEAAKEIARQLRLRNIAGIILIDFIDMKDNNHKEEIINIFREETLKDKARISISGFTRLGLLELSRKRTTPSIDALLFTQCPVCQGTGKIASPRIVFRKALKELEESLYDLKKKHNIKEVYISVYHNLSGYFTKEKKKEIEKKFNIILDIDFNWNDPNSYNIRYRK, encoded by the coding sequence GTGAAAAAATCTCTTGTATTTAGCACATATTCTGAAGAAATACGCGTGGCAGTGCTTGAAGATAATAAATTAATGGAAATATTTTTCGAAGATTTAGAAGCTGGAAAATTATCCGGAAAGATTTTTTTGGGTAGAATTGAAAATATAGTTCCTGCTTTAGAGTCTTTTTTTGTTAATATAGGAACTAAAAAAAATGGTTTTTTAAGATTTAAGGATACAACAATTGATCCGAATTCTCTGCGAAGAGGTTCATTCATCATTGTGCAGGTAAAAAAAGATGGGAATTCCAGAAAAGGTCCTCAATTAACTATGAGAATAGATATACCAGGAAGATATATTGTATATATGCCATTTGGTGAAAATAGTATAGGTATTTCAAAAAAAATATATTCATCAAATGAGAAAGATAGACTGAGAGAAATTGGAGAAATATTAATTGAAACAGAAAGAGAAGGAATAATATTTAGAACAAATTGTGAAAATGTAGATTTTGAAACTATAAAAAATGAATTCATTAATTTAAAAAAGATATGGAAAAATATACTCAATGATGTGAAGAAGTATAATAAACCCATGTTATTATATGAAGATGAAGACTTTATTCAGTATATATTGAGAGAAAAACTTGATAACCATACATACGAAATAATAACAGATGATATTGAATTATTTAAAGAATTTAATAATTTAAAAAATGAATATTTTAATTTGAAAGTTAGAAAAGTCGATATAGATGCATTTGCATGGGCAGATATTTATAATCAATTGGATGATCTTTTTTCTCGAAAAATTGAACTTCCAAGCGGTGGTGTTATCACTATTGATAAAACTGAGGCTCTTACAGTGTTTGATGTTGATTCAGCAAGTAATGTTTTAGAAAAAAATGTTGAAAATACTTCATTTAAGACGAATTTAGAAGCTGCAAAAGAAATTGCGAGACAACTTAGACTTAGAAATATAGCAGGTATAATACTTATTGATTTTATAGATATGAAAGATAATAATCATAAAGAAGAAATAATAAATATATTTAGAGAAGAAACATTAAAAGATAAAGCGAGAATTTCTATTTCTGGATTTACCAGATTAGGACTATTAGAGCTTTCCAGAAAGAGAACCACTCCTTCTATAGATGCTTTGTTATTTACTCAATGTCCGGTTTGTCAGGGAACAGGGAAAATTGCGTCTCCAAGAATCGTTTTTAGAAAAGCTCTAAAGGAGTTAGAGGAATCGTTATATGACTTGAAAAAGAAACATAATATAAAAGAAGTTTATATAAGTGTATATCATAATCTTTCCGGATATTTTACAAAAGAAAAGAAAAAAGAAATAGAAAAAAAATTTAATATAATTTTAGATATTGATTTTAATTGGAATGATCCTAATTCGTATAACATCAGATACAGAAAATAG
- a CDS encoding alpha/beta hydrolase — protein sequence MFLDNISKDTEILCSDFNSIFLKGSDIAVLIIHGFTGSPHNMQYIGKRLNKAGYTVYIPRLPGHGTNSTDFLNSTWRDWLRQVVDSYIELKTTYKKVYVLGLSMGGVLTLLLASQFTPEKIVLAAPAIEATDWRLKLTPIIKLFTKKIKRKKREVYNDDCLKKLTKEYWTYNFPSKGADLYKLQKLAKKRMNKVKSDTLIIVSKKDNTVPLKVKDIIKNNINSDIVKTIILEESGHVVVDDVEKEVVANEVIKFFI from the coding sequence ATGTTTCTGGATAATATATCTAAAGATACTGAAATTTTATGTTCTGACTTTAATTCTATATTTTTAAAAGGTAGCGATATTGCGGTATTAATAATACACGGTTTTACCGGTTCACCTCACAATATGCAATATATTGGAAAAAGATTAAATAAAGCCGGTTATACTGTATATATTCCAAGATTACCAGGACATGGGACAAATTCAACTGATTTCCTCAATAGTACATGGAGAGATTGGTTAAGGCAAGTAGTTGATTCATATATTGAATTAAAAACAACATATAAGAAAGTGTATGTTTTGGGATTATCCATGGGAGGAGTATTAACCCTATTATTGGCTTCACAATTTACTCCAGAAAAAATAGTATTGGCAGCCCCAGCAATAGAAGCTACAGATTGGAGATTAAAGCTAACTCCAATAATAAAATTATTCACAAAGAAAATCAAAAGAAAAAAAAGAGAGGTATATAACGATGATTGTCTGAAAAAATTAACTAAAGAATATTGGACTTATAATTTTCCTTCGAAAGGTGCTGATTTGTATAAATTACAAAAGTTAGCTAAAAAGAGGATGAATAAAGTAAAAAGTGACACTTTAATAATTGTCTCAAAAAAAGACAATACTGTTCCATTAAAGGTTAAAGATATAATAAAAAACAATATAAATTCTGATATTGTAAAGACAATAATTCTTGAAGAAAGCGGTCATGTTGTTGTAGATGATGTTGAAAAAGAAGTAGTAGCTAATGAAGTAATCAAATTTTTTATTTAA